The following proteins come from a genomic window of Macrobrachium rosenbergii isolate ZJJX-2024 chromosome 37, ASM4041242v1, whole genome shotgun sequence:
- the LOC136825122 gene encoding germ cell nuclear acidic protein-like codes for MTEGVEEYLPGVSNRPGHRVAYLHNDDSRSLSDYKIYNVNDDDDEFDDVSDDEDLDGDGDDDLDDYSDEDLNDDGDDDLDDYSYEDLDDDGDDLDYDGDDDDGDDNGDDLDDDLNDDGDDLDDDVDDDDFDDNGDDLDDDVDDDDFDDDGDDLEDYSDDNLGDDGDDLHNDGGDDLDDDGDDYSDVDLDDDGEDDLDDDGNDLDDDGDDDSDEW; via the exons atgacGGAGGGGGTGGAGGAGTATTTACCTGGGGTATCCAACCGCCCAG gtcaTCGTGTAGCATATTTGCATAATGACGACTCTCGCTCTCTGTCcgattataaaatatacaatgttaatgatgatgatgatgagtttgATGACGTCAGTGACGATGAGGATTTAGACGGTGATGGTGACGATGATTTAGATGATTATAGTGACGAAGATTTGAACGATGATGGTGACGATGATTTAGACGATTATAGTTACGAAGATTTAGACGATGATGGTGACGATTTAGACTatgatggtgacgatgatgatggtgacgataATGGTGACGATTTAGACGATGATTTAAACGATGATGGTGACGATTTGGACGATGATGTTGACGACGATGATTTCGACGATAATGGTGACGATTTGGACGATGATGTTGACGACGATGATTTCGACGATGATGGTGACGATTTAGAAGATTATAGTGACGATAATTTAGGCGATGATGGTGACGATTTACACAACGATGGCGGGGACGATTTAGACGATGATGGTGACGATTATAGTGACGTTGATTTAGACGACGATGGTGAGGACGATTTAGACGATGATGGTAACGATTTGGACGATGATGGTGACGATGATAGTGACGAATGGTGA